ATAAGGCTTTTCTCCAGTGTGGGTTTTCTTGTGCTGAGTAAGAGCACTATTACGGAGAAAGGCCCTCCCACAGGTGCTGCACACGAAAGGCCTTTCTCCACTGTGAATTTCCTGGTGCTGAGTCAGTGTACTCCTGCGGCCAAAAgctttcccacattcactgcactcaTAAGGTTTGGCTCCGGTATGATTTGTCTGGTGCTGAACAAGGTTGTATTTTGTGCTAAAAGATCTCCCATATTCAGCACACTCATTAGGCCTTAATCCCATGTGAGAGGCCTGCTGTATTCTGGGGCTGGAGTCAAAGCTAAAACATTCCCCGTGGTTATTGGACTCAGAAGGTGTTGGTTTGCTGTGGGTTTTCTCATGTAACAAAAAGTCGGAGCTGTGGCTAAATAATTCCCCACATTCACTGCACTTACAagatttttcttctgtgtgtACTTTCTGGTGCTGAACACATTTGTCCTTGTCGCTGAAAGCTTCCCCACACTGACTGCACTTGTAATCCCCTTGTGCAGTGTGAAAGGCCTCATCACACTCAGTGCTCCTGTGTGGCTTCTTACCATTGTGAGCGGCGCGGTGTGGGACAAGTCCAGAGCTGGCCAAGTCCTCCGGATCCTCCTGGCGAGTGCAGGCCTTCTTTGACATGTGGCTTTGGCCGCTCTTCACGGAGGAGGTCTGGCCCTTTTCCGTTCGATATAATGTCTCTCCGTTCTGCTGCCTCCGGCTCTGGACAAGGTTTTCACTGACCCAGAAGGTTCTCCCACATGACTTACGTGGGTATGGTTGCTGCTCAGGGCATGTTCCCTGCTGCCCGGTCAGATGGAAGATGTTCTTCGAGAGTGGGTCACATGGGTGGCTCTTTTGGAAGGAAGAACCTGCCTTGAGAGTTCTCACCTGtgacactctcacagaaacaccttGCTCAGAAGATGCATCTTTATCCTCCACTTTATGACAACCACCAGTGCCAGGGCTCTCCTGGATTATCTCTGCCACTGTTGGAGCTATGTCTACCATGCCAGGAGCTTGGGAGACTCTTGGTGGCTCAGCCCTGGGAATTAGGTGGTATCTGGAAAATGCAAGTCCCTGTGAGGCCACCAGTTCAAAGTTCTCCCGCATCACAGCATAGTACAGGCGTTTCTGAGCAACATCAAGTAGCTCCC
This DNA window, taken from Manis pentadactyla isolate mManPen7 chromosome X, mManPen7.hap1, whole genome shotgun sequence, encodes the following:
- the LOC118934028 gene encoding zinc finger protein 883, with translation MAEAGTQNDANQHFVTFEDVCVYFSPEEWELLDVAQKRLYYAVMRENFELVASQGLAFSRYHLIPRAEPPRVSQAPGMVDIAPTVAEIIQESPGTGGCHKVEDKDASSEQGVSVRVSQVRTLKAGSSFQKSHPCDPLSKNIFHLTGQQGTCPEQQPYPRKSCGRTFWVSENLVQSRRQQNGETLYRTEKGQTSSVKSGQSHMSKKACTRQEDPEDLASSGLVPHRAAHNGKKPHRSTECDEAFHTAQGDYKCSQCGEAFSDKDKCVQHQKVHTEEKSCKCSECGELFSHSSDFLLHEKTHSKPTPSESNNHGECFSFDSSPRIQQASHMGLRPNECAEYGRSFSTKYNLVQHQTNHTGAKPYECSECGKAFGRRSTLTQHQEIHSGERPFVCSTCGRAFLRNSALTQHKKTHTGEKPYQCDECGKTFSHSSSMKEHKRTHSGIRPYECSECGKTFIFSSSMKVHKRTHSGVRPYECSECGKTFSHSSSMKIHKRIHSGVRPYECSECGKTFNRSCSMKVHKRIHSGIRPYECNECGNTYITKSNLTKHKKVHNTAMPMGNVNEGNSLVATPASVDTRDITPEQDRTCLGNVGERTEDAPIFLDL